In Populus trichocarpa isolate Nisqually-1 chromosome 7, P.trichocarpa_v4.1, whole genome shotgun sequence, the following proteins share a genomic window:
- the LOC7491738 gene encoding hydroxyacylglutathione hydrolase 2, mitochondrial isoform X1, whose product MQMISKASCAMATLPCSRVRSGLCILPGMRQLSLSKGLVYAFTRLLSTPFKTLRGASRTLKVAQFCSVSNMSSSLQIELVPCLKDNYAYLLHDEDTGTVGVVDPSEATPVIDALSRKNWNLTYILNTHHHHDHTGGNQELKARYGAKVIGSGVDKDRIPGIDIVLNDGDKWMFAGHEVQVMDTPGHTRGHISFYFPGSGAIFTGDTLFSLSCGKLFEGTPEQMLSSLKKIVSLPDDTNIYCGHEYTLSNSKFALSIEPNNEALQSYAAHIAHLRSKSLPTIPTKLKVEKACNPFLRTSSTEIRQTLNIPATASDSETLGVIRQAKDNF is encoded by the exons ATGCAGATGATCTCCAAAGCATCCTGTGCCATGGCTACCCTCCCTTGCTCCAGG GTGAGGAGTGGGCTTTGCATATTGCCAGGCATGAGGCAACTTAGCCTTAGTAAAGGTCTTGTGTATGCATTCACGCGTTTGTTGTCTACGCCATTTAAAACCTTGCGTGGAGCAAGTCGAACACTCAAAGTTGCCCAGTTTTGCAGTGTTTCTAATATGTCATCCTCATTGCAAATTGAATTG GTGCCATGTCTTAAGGACAATTATGCATATCTCTTACATGACGAGGATACAGGCACAGTTGGAGTTGTCGATCCGTCTGAAGCTACACCTGTTATAGATGCTTTAAGTCGGAAAAACTGGAACTTAACTTATATACTAaatactcatcatcatcatgatcACACAGGTGGGAATCAAGAGTTGAAAGCAAGATATGGTGCAAAG GTAATTGGTTCGGGAGTCGACAAAGATAGGATTCCTGGCATTGATATAGTTCTGAATGATGGGGATAAGTGGATGTTTGCAGGCCATGAAGTGCAAGTAATGGACACTCCTGGCCATACCCGAG GCCACATTAGTTTCTACTTTCCTGGTTCTGGGGCTATTTTTACCGGAGACACTTTATTTAGTTTATCATGTGGCAAGCTTTTTGAAGGAACACCTGAGCAG ATGCTTTCTTCCCTCAAGAAAATCGTGTCACTGCCTGATGATACAAATATATATTGTGGTCACGAATATACATTG AGTAACTCAAAGTTTGCACTGTCTATAGAACCAAATAACGAGGCACTCCAGTCCTATGCAGCCCACATAGCACATCTTCGCAGCAAAAGTTTGCCAACA ATTCCAACTAAGCTAAAGGTTGAAAAGGCTTGCAATCCTTTCCTCCGTACATCAAGTACAGAAATCCGGCAGACCTTGAACATTCCAGCAACAGCAAGTGATTCAGAAACCTTAGGCGTCATCCGCCAAGCGAAGGACAATTTTTAG
- the LOC7491738 gene encoding hydroxyacylglutathione hydrolase 2, mitochondrial isoform X2 — protein MRQLSLSKGLVYAFTRLLSTPFKTLRGASRTLKVAQFCSVSNMSSSLQIELVPCLKDNYAYLLHDEDTGTVGVVDPSEATPVIDALSRKNWNLTYILNTHHHHDHTGGNQELKARYGAKVIGSGVDKDRIPGIDIVLNDGDKWMFAGHEVQVMDTPGHTRGHISFYFPGSGAIFTGDTLFSLSCGKLFEGTPEQMLSSLKKIVSLPDDTNIYCGHEYTLSNSKFALSIEPNNEALQSYAAHIAHLRSKSLPTIPTKLKVEKACNPFLRTSSTEIRQTLNIPATASDSETLGVIRQAKDNF, from the exons ATGAGGCAACTTAGCCTTAGTAAAGGTCTTGTGTATGCATTCACGCGTTTGTTGTCTACGCCATTTAAAACCTTGCGTGGAGCAAGTCGAACACTCAAAGTTGCCCAGTTTTGCAGTGTTTCTAATATGTCATCCTCATTGCAAATTGAATTG GTGCCATGTCTTAAGGACAATTATGCATATCTCTTACATGACGAGGATACAGGCACAGTTGGAGTTGTCGATCCGTCTGAAGCTACACCTGTTATAGATGCTTTAAGTCGGAAAAACTGGAACTTAACTTATATACTAaatactcatcatcatcatgatcACACAGGTGGGAATCAAGAGTTGAAAGCAAGATATGGTGCAAAG GTAATTGGTTCGGGAGTCGACAAAGATAGGATTCCTGGCATTGATATAGTTCTGAATGATGGGGATAAGTGGATGTTTGCAGGCCATGAAGTGCAAGTAATGGACACTCCTGGCCATACCCGAG GCCACATTAGTTTCTACTTTCCTGGTTCTGGGGCTATTTTTACCGGAGACACTTTATTTAGTTTATCATGTGGCAAGCTTTTTGAAGGAACACCTGAGCAG ATGCTTTCTTCCCTCAAGAAAATCGTGTCACTGCCTGATGATACAAATATATATTGTGGTCACGAATATACATTG AGTAACTCAAAGTTTGCACTGTCTATAGAACCAAATAACGAGGCACTCCAGTCCTATGCAGCCCACATAGCACATCTTCGCAGCAAAAGTTTGCCAACA ATTCCAACTAAGCTAAAGGTTGAAAAGGCTTGCAATCCTTTCCTCCGTACATCAAGTACAGAAATCCGGCAGACCTTGAACATTCCAGCAACAGCAAGTGATTCAGAAACCTTAGGCGTCATCCGCCAAGCGAAGGACAATTTTTAG
- the LOC18100843 gene encoding calreticulin-3 yields the protein MEKKLRLHVVQALKLLFLLFTIHCLFLFPVILSEIFFEERFQDGWKDRWVLSDWKRSEGKAGTFKYTAGKWPGDPDDKGIQTYNDAKHFAISAKISPEFSNKNRTLVVQYSIKFEQDIECGGGYIKLFSGYVNQKKFGGDTPYSFMFGPDICGTQTKKLHVIMSYQGQNYPIKKDLQCETDKLTHFYTFILRPDASYSVLVDNRERESGTMYTDWDILPPPKIKDTKAKRPADWDDREYIEDPNDVKPEGYDSIPREIPDPKAKEPDNWDEEEDGIWRPPKIPNPAYKGPWKRKKIKNPNYKGKWKTPWIDNPEFEDDPDLYVLKPIKYVGIEVWQVKAGSIFDNILICDDPQYAREIVKDVFQNREIEKDAFEEAEKVRRAREEEEAQRAREEGEKRRKERGYRKPRRRHDPRDYLDDYHDEL from the exons ATGGAGAAGAAGCTAAGACTACATGTCGTTCAAGCCTTAAAGCTACTATTTTTGCTTTTCACTATCCACTGTCTCTTCCTCTTCCCTGTCATTCTCTCTGAAATCTTCTTTGAAGAACGTTTTCAAGATGGGTGGAAAGATAGATGGGTTTTATCAGACTGGAAAAGAAGTGAAGGCAAAGCTGGTACTTTTAAGTACACAGCAGGGAAATGGCCTGGCGATCCAGATGATAAAG GTATTCAAACATATAATGATGCAAAGCATTTTGCTATATCTGCAAAGATATCACCTGAGTTTAGTAACAAGAATAGAACTTTAGTAGTTCAGTATTCTATTAAGTTTGAGCAAGATATTGAGTGTGGTGGTGGGTATATTAAGCTGTTTTCTGGTTATGTTAATCAGAAGAAATTTGGTGGTGATACTCCTTATAG TTTTATGTTTGGACCTGATATATGTGGGACTCAAACAAAGAAGCTTCATGTTATCATGTCTTACCAAGGACAGAATTATCCAATCAAGAAGGATTTGCAATGTGAAACTGATAAGTTGACTCATTTCTATACATTTATTCTTAGACCTGATGCATCTTACAGTGTGTTGGTTGATAATAGAGAGAGGGAATCAGGAACCATGTATACAGATTGGGATATACTTCCTCCGCCGAAAATCAAAGATACCAAAGCAAAGAGG CCGGCGGACTGGGATGATAGGGAATATATTGAGGATCCTAATGATGTCAAACCAGAG GGATATGATTCTATCCCCCGGGAGATTCCTGATCCTAAGGCTAAAGAG CCTGATAATTGGGATGAAGAGGAGGATGGAATATGGAGGCCACCCAAGATACCAAATCCAGCTTACAAAGGACCATGGAAAAGAAAG AAAATCAAGAACCCCAACTATAAAGGAAAATGGAAGACTCCATGGATCGATAACCCAG aGTTTGAAGATGATCCTGACCTTTATGTGCTAAAGCCCATAAAGTATGTGGGTATTGAAGTTTGGCAG GTGAAGGCTGGTTCAATTTTTGACAATATATTGATCTGTGATGACCCACAATATGCGAGAGAAATTGTGAAAGATGTATTCCAGAATAGAGAG ATCGAAAAAGATGCCTTTGAGGAAGCAGAGAAAGTGAGAAGAGCTCGAGAAGAAGAG GAAGCTCAGAGAGCTAGAGAGGAAGGTGAAAAGAGGAGGAAAGAAAGGGGCTACAGGAAGCCTCGTAGAAGG CACGATCCTCGGGATTACTTGGATGATTACCAT GATGAACTATAA